One window of the Pseudomonas lurida genome contains the following:
- the bamA gene encoding outer membrane protein assembly factor BamA: MNFSRLLCSVALLLNASLALAQGFKISDIRINGLQRVSAGSVFGALPLNVGDEADDRRLVDSTRALFKTGYFQDIQLSREGDVLIINVVERPSVASIEFEGNKAIATDDLMKGMKQSGLAEGEIFQRATLEGVRNELQRQYVAQGRYSASVDTEVVPQPRNRVGLKIKIDEGEVASIQHINVVGNTVFADDALLDQFTLKTSNWLSFFRNDDKYAREKLSGDLERLRSFYLDRGYINMDITSTQVSMTPDKKHVYITVNIQEGQKYTVRDVKLSGELKVPQDQVQALLLVQKGQVFSRKLMTTTSDLITRRLGNDGYTFANVTGTPQVHEADHTVDITFSVDPGKRAYVNRINFRGNTKTDDQVLRREMRQMEGGWASTYLIDQSKVRLERLGYFKEVNVETPAVTGLDDQLDVNYTVEEQASGSITASVGFAQSSGLILGGSITQNNFLGTGNSASLGLTRSSYQSKYNIGFTDPYFTRDGVSLGYNAFYNKTDYNKYYDDGVSYYAINSYGLGASLGYPINETSRLSFGLTAQHDSIEPGTYSADEIYDFIEREGKQFTNFKANLGWSESTLNKGVLATRGHAQNLNLTVTVPGSDLSFYKIDYTGQTFLPVSNNTALRLHTKLGYGNGYGSTDGLPFYESYTAGGEGTVRGFESGTLGPRSTPATGAYASAGQAYYSDRDTEALGGNILITGGAEYLFPVPFIKDNKSVRTSLFWDVGSVYSDKCYLSTTQGCGGVDLSQMASSVGVGVTWYSPLGPLSVNLAYPIRTPENADKQVFQFSMGQTF, encoded by the coding sequence ATGAATTTTTCGCGCCTGCTCTGCTCGGTTGCGCTGCTGCTCAATGCCTCACTGGCACTCGCCCAAGGCTTCAAAATCTCGGATATTCGAATCAATGGCCTGCAACGGGTCTCGGCGGGCAGTGTGTTCGGTGCATTGCCGCTGAACGTCGGCGACGAAGCCGATGACCGGCGCCTGGTGGATTCCACCCGGGCGTTGTTCAAGACCGGTTACTTCCAGGACATCCAGTTGAGCCGCGAAGGCGACGTGCTGATTATCAATGTAGTCGAGCGCCCTTCGGTTGCCAGTATCGAGTTCGAGGGCAACAAAGCGATCGCCACCGATGACCTGATGAAAGGCATGAAGCAATCAGGCCTGGCCGAAGGCGAGATATTCCAGCGCGCCACCCTGGAAGGCGTGCGCAATGAACTGCAGCGCCAGTACGTGGCCCAGGGGCGCTATTCGGCGTCGGTCGACACCGAGGTCGTGCCCCAACCGCGCAACCGCGTGGGCCTGAAGATCAAGATCGACGAAGGCGAAGTGGCATCGATCCAGCACATCAATGTGGTCGGCAATACGGTATTCGCCGACGACGCCTTGCTCGACCAATTCACGCTCAAGACCAGTAACTGGCTGTCCTTTTTCAGGAACGACGACAAATATGCGCGGGAGAAACTCTCCGGCGACCTTGAACGCCTGCGCTCCTTTTACCTGGACCGCGGCTACATCAACATGGATATCACCTCGACGCAGGTCTCCATGACCCCGGACAAAAAGCACGTGTACATCACCGTGAATATCCAGGAAGGCCAGAAATACACGGTGCGCGACGTCAAGTTGAGTGGCGAGCTGAAAGTCCCGCAGGATCAGGTCCAGGCGTTGTTACTGGTGCAAAAGGGCCAAGTGTTTTCGCGCAAATTGATGACCACCACGTCGGACCTGATCACCCGCCGCCTGGGCAACGACGGCTACACGTTCGCCAACGTCACCGGCACGCCGCAGGTGCATGAAGCAGACCACACGGTCGATATCACCTTCAGCGTCGATCCCGGCAAGCGGGCCTACGTCAACCGTATCAACTTCCGGGGCAATACCAAGACCGACGACCAGGTGCTGCGTCGCGAAATGCGCCAGATGGAGGGCGGCTGGGCCTCGACCTACTTGATCGACCAGTCCAAGGTGCGCCTGGAGCGCCTGGGGTACTTCAAGGAAGTGAACGTCGAGACGCCAGCGGTGACCGGGTTGGATGACCAACTGGATGTGAACTACACCGTGGAAGAGCAAGCGTCCGGCTCGATCACCGCCAGCGTCGGCTTCGCCCAGAGCTCGGGGCTAATCCTTGGCGGGTCGATTACCCAGAACAACTTTCTCGGCACAGGCAACTCCGCCAGCCTGGGGCTGACCCGGTCGTCCTACCAGAGCAAGTACAACATCGGTTTCACCGATCCCTACTTCACTCGTGATGGAGTGAGCCTGGGTTACAACGCGTTCTACAACAAGACCGACTACAACAAATACTACGATGACGGGGTGTCCTATTACGCCATCAACAGTTATGGCCTGGGCGCCAGCCTCGGCTACCCGATCAATGAGACGTCGCGCCTGAGTTTCGGCCTGACCGCCCAACACGACAGTATCGAACCGGGCACCTACAGCGCCGACGAGATCTACGACTTCATCGAGCGCGAAGGCAAACAGTTCACCAACTTCAAAGCCAACCTGGGCTGGTCGGAATCGACCTTGAACAAAGGCGTGCTGGCAACGCGTGGACACGCGCAAAACCTCAACCTGACGGTGACGGTGCCTGGCAGTGACCTGAGTTTCTACAAAATCGACTACACGGGGCAAACCTTCCTGCCGGTCAGCAACAACACCGCCCTGCGCTTGCATACCAAGCTCGGTTACGGCAACGGCTACGGTTCCACCGACGGCTTACCCTTCTATGAAAGCTATACCGCCGGCGGTGAAGGCACGGTACGCGGTTTTGAAAGCGGCACGCTCGGCCCACGCAGCACCCCGGCGACCGGGGCTTATGCCAGCGCCGGCCAGGCATACTATTCGGACCGGGATACGGAGGCGCTGGGCGGCAATATCCTGATTACCGGCGGCGCGGAGTACTTGTTCCCGGTGCCGTTCATCAAGGACAACAAATCCGTGCGCACTTCGCTGTTCTGGGATGTGGGCTCGGTGTATTCGGACAAGTGCTACCTGAGCACGACCCAAGGCTGCGGCGGCGTAGACCTGAGCCAGATGGCGAGTTCGGTGGGGGTGGGAGTGACCTGGTACAGCCCGCTGGGGCCGTTGAGCGTCAACCTGGCTTATCCGATTCGCACGCCTGAGAACGCAGACAAGCAGGTCTTCCAGTTTTCCATGGGGCAGACGTTCTAA
- a CDS encoding YeeE/YedE family protein, translating into MTVDWLNFTPWSSLAGGALIGLAASVFAVSNGRIAGISGLIGHLLQREGKGISETALFLLGLLVAPLLWAVFATLPLIEFQSGWPALILAGVLVGVGTRYGSGCTSGHGVCGISRLSPRSMVATACFMVSGFGTVFVLRHLLGS; encoded by the coding sequence ATGACTGTCGACTGGCTTAACTTCACACCTTGGTCGTCTCTGGCAGGCGGCGCATTGATTGGCCTGGCGGCCAGCGTGTTCGCCGTCAGCAACGGCCGTATCGCCGGCATCAGCGGCCTGATCGGCCATCTTCTGCAGCGGGAGGGCAAGGGCATCAGTGAAACAGCACTGTTTCTGCTCGGCCTGCTCGTCGCCCCGCTGCTGTGGGCTGTATTCGCCACGCTGCCGCTGATTGAATTCCAGAGCGGCTGGCCCGCATTGATCCTCGCCGGTGTCCTGGTAGGGGTGGGCACGCGGTACGGCTCAGGGTGCACCAGTGGTCATGGAGTCTGCGGCATATCGCGTCTATCGCCGCGTTCAATGGTCGCCACTGCCTGTTTCATGGTCAGCGGTTTCGGTACGGTGTTTGTGCTGCGCCATCTACTGGGAAGTTGA
- a CDS encoding DUF6691 family protein — MIKLTAFIAGLLFGLGLLLAGMANPTKVLAFLDIAGAWDPSLALVMIGAIVVAIGPLTWARRHTHSLLGVPMQLPAKRGLDRRLVGGSLLFGIGWGIAGICPGPAVAILLTGRWQAILFTAAMLGGMLLFTALENRRRR; from the coding sequence ATGATCAAACTCACCGCATTCATCGCCGGCTTGCTGTTCGGCCTGGGCCTGCTTCTGGCAGGCATGGCCAACCCGACAAAAGTGCTGGCGTTCCTGGATATAGCCGGCGCCTGGGATCCGTCCTTGGCGCTGGTGATGATTGGCGCCATTGTCGTTGCGATTGGCCCGTTGACCTGGGCCCGCCGGCACACCCATTCGCTGCTGGGCGTGCCCATGCAATTACCCGCCAAGCGTGGGCTGGACCGGCGCCTGGTTGGCGGCAGCCTGTTGTTCGGCATCGGTTGGGGCATTGCCGGGATTTGTCCTGGTCCGGCGGTGGCCATTCTGCTGACAGGGCGTTGGCAGGCCATCCTGTTCACGGCGGCCATGCTGGGCGGCATGCTGTTGTTCACGGCGCTGGAGAACCGGCGCAGGCGTTAA
- a CDS encoding SphA family protein, with protein MRLTPSLPACLALSCVSLAAFAAEGPPPPSVSQPSGINLGGTSFYDGFAGPPGLTHQTYLKFSTSSSIRDNGGKDNGNFDNPKINVITLINQFSYYSPDTIGGGAHLGWSLLVPVVSLDGDFGDNGVKLKDNGVGLGDVTVGPQIQFDPLVNAEGRPFFVQRVAFDTILPTGKYDKHKDLNPGSHYFSFNPYWAATLMPAPRWEVSWRLNYLYNFKNDDPASSSAQFFEGRPVRDTQSGQSAWANFTASYEVYPKVSVGINGYYFRQISDDQVNGDRLSNSREKVLGIGPGLFWKITEDKAFWLNTYKETGVENRSKTDYAVQVRYVHKF; from the coding sequence ATGAGACTGACACCATCCTTGCCAGCGTGCCTGGCCCTCAGTTGCGTATCACTTGCCGCCTTTGCTGCCGAGGGCCCACCACCGCCCTCGGTCAGCCAACCCAGCGGCATCAACCTGGGCGGCACCAGCTTCTACGACGGGTTCGCCGGGCCACCGGGGCTGACGCATCAGACCTATTTGAAGTTCAGTACGTCCAGCAGCATCCGTGACAATGGCGGCAAGGACAACGGCAACTTCGATAACCCGAAGATCAATGTCATTACCCTGATCAACCAGTTCAGCTATTACTCACCGGACACCATCGGCGGCGGCGCGCACCTGGGCTGGAGCCTGTTGGTCCCGGTGGTTTCCCTGGACGGCGACTTCGGCGACAACGGCGTCAAACTCAAGGACAACGGGGTCGGCCTGGGTGACGTCACTGTCGGCCCGCAGATCCAGTTCGATCCGCTCGTCAACGCCGAAGGCCGACCGTTCTTCGTGCAACGCGTGGCCTTCGATACGATCCTGCCCACAGGCAAGTACGACAAACACAAGGACTTGAACCCCGGCTCCCATTACTTTTCCTTCAACCCCTACTGGGCCGCGACCTTGATGCCAGCACCGCGCTGGGAAGTGAGCTGGCGCTTGAATTACCTGTACAACTTCAAGAACGACGATCCGGCGAGCAGCTCGGCACAGTTCTTTGAAGGGCGCCCCGTGCGCGACACCCAATCAGGGCAATCGGCCTGGGCCAACTTTACCGCCTCCTACGAGGTGTACCCAAAAGTCTCGGTCGGGATCAACGGCTATTACTTCCGGCAGATTTCCGATGACCAGGTCAACGGCGACCGCCTGAGCAACTCTCGTGAGAAAGTCCTTGGCATTGGCCCGGGCCTGTTCTGGAAGATCACGGAGGACAAGGCGTTCTGGCTCAATACCTATAAAGAAACCGGCGTAGAGAACCGCAGCAAGACCGATTACGCCGTGCAAGTTCGCTACGTCCATAAGTTCTGA
- a CDS encoding MFS transporter produces MNALDSIDSKQSLGAICLMMVISLGTLQIQPILGGALIDQLGVPLNAIGVIFAAELIAMAIACGVCALLMARVDRRRFARVALLILAVGNLVSTQLHSQTWLVVLRIICGASGGAVMAVVYATAALRRSKDATFAVINIGNLLWGMLLVTSMPLLLQVFGVRGAFGLLAITSLLAALGCGRIPRYYPDAQRIAHGAARPFGLTSLLLIALFALLFFGHSALWVYQERIGKSLGLEPQQIGAILGGSILAGALGAGLSGLIGRRLGLLFPQLLSFGAALVATLIMVYGDSTVAFATTACLIHMVWFFSLPYLLSMAAELDPSGRLAGLGNAAIFIGQGLGPFGAALVVGEGHFRAVGWLAACAYGLALIISCLVVARFRRGVKPRGQALSAQSA; encoded by the coding sequence ATGAATGCGCTCGACTCCATCGACAGCAAACAATCACTGGGCGCTATTTGCCTGATGATGGTCATTTCCCTGGGAACACTGCAGATCCAGCCGATCCTGGGCGGCGCGCTGATTGATCAACTGGGGGTGCCGCTCAATGCCATCGGCGTGATCTTCGCCGCCGAGCTGATAGCGATGGCCATCGCCTGTGGCGTATGTGCCCTGCTCATGGCGCGCGTCGACCGCCGCCGCTTTGCACGGGTAGCCTTGCTGATACTGGCCGTCGGCAACCTGGTTAGCACCCAGCTTCACAGCCAGACGTGGCTGGTGGTCTTGCGGATCATCTGCGGCGCCAGCGGTGGCGCGGTCATGGCGGTGGTGTACGCGACCGCTGCACTGCGCCGGTCCAAAGATGCAACGTTTGCAGTGATCAATATCGGCAACCTGTTATGGGGCATGCTGCTGGTCACCTCGATGCCTCTGCTGCTGCAGGTCTTCGGCGTGCGCGGTGCCTTTGGCCTGCTGGCCATCACCAGCCTGCTCGCCGCACTGGGTTGCGGGAGAATCCCCAGGTACTACCCGGACGCCCAACGCATCGCCCATGGCGCGGCCCGACCGTTCGGGCTGACCTCGCTGCTGCTGATCGCGCTGTTTGCGCTGCTGTTCTTCGGGCATTCCGCCCTGTGGGTGTACCAGGAGCGAATCGGTAAAAGCCTGGGCCTGGAACCTCAGCAGATCGGGGCTATCCTCGGTGGCAGCATCCTGGCGGGTGCCCTGGGTGCGGGCCTCTCCGGGCTGATCGGACGGCGGCTTGGCCTGTTGTTCCCGCAACTGTTGAGCTTCGGTGCTGCGTTAGTGGCGACCTTGATCATGGTATACGGCGACAGTACCGTTGCCTTTGCCACCACGGCGTGCCTGATCCATATGGTGTGGTTTTTCAGCTTGCCGTACCTGCTTTCCATGGCTGCCGAACTGGATCCCTCCGGGCGCCTGGCGGGCCTGGGCAATGCCGCGATATTCATCGGGCAAGGGCTTGGCCCCTTTGGCGCCGCGCTGGTGGTCGGCGAGGGGCATTTCCGTGCGGTGGGCTGGCTGGCCGCCTGCGCTTATGGGCTGGCCTTGATTATCTCGTGCCTGGTGGTGGCCCGCTTCCGTCGCGGCGTCAAGCCTCGCGGGCAGGCCCTGTCAGCCCAATCCGCCTGA
- a CDS encoding carotenoid oxygenase family protein, with translation MNTPFPNTPEFSGALYAPSRVEGDVYDLEIEGALPEAIRGAFYQVSPDPQYPPMLGSDIFFNGDALVSGFYFADGKVSLRRRYVLTDRLVAQRREGRSLNGVYRNVYTNDPLAAKNNTTANTSVIPHNNVLLALKEDAMPWALDPQTLETLGEWNFDGQIDAATFTAHPKLDPVTGNLLAFSYEAKGDGTPDMAYFEISPEGKLLHEIWFQAPYAAMVHDFAVTERYVVFPLIPLTVDVERMKKGGQHFQWQPELPQLFAVVPRHGHARDVRWFKGPKDGFQGHTLNAFDEDGKVYVDMPVTGGNIFYFFPQADGFVPPPETLAASLMRWTFDLNSAQDELQPQALTDYPCEFPRCDDRYIGRKYEHGFLLAFDPERPYNPSNGPMPFQFFNLLVHLNLTTGVTDAWFPGDSGCFQEPIFIPRSAQAAEGDGYVVCLLNLIAEGRSELVVLDATDMAAGPLARIKIPFRMRMSLHGCWAPR, from the coding sequence ATGAATACGCCATTCCCCAACACCCCGGAGTTTTCCGGGGCACTGTATGCACCCAGCCGCGTCGAGGGCGACGTGTATGACCTTGAGATCGAAGGCGCCCTTCCCGAGGCGATCCGTGGCGCCTTTTACCAGGTATCACCCGACCCGCAGTACCCGCCCATGCTCGGCAGCGATATTTTCTTCAATGGCGATGCCTTGGTCAGCGGCTTTTATTTTGCCGATGGCAAGGTCTCACTGCGCCGCCGCTATGTGCTGACCGATCGCCTGGTCGCCCAGCGCCGCGAAGGGCGTTCGCTCAATGGTGTGTACCGTAACGTCTACACCAACGACCCGCTGGCGGCCAAGAACAACACCACCGCTAACACGTCGGTGATCCCGCACAACAACGTCCTGCTGGCCCTCAAGGAGGATGCCATGCCCTGGGCGCTGGACCCGCAGACCCTGGAGACCCTCGGCGAGTGGAATTTCGACGGGCAGATCGACGCCGCGACGTTCACTGCCCACCCCAAGCTCGACCCCGTCACGGGAAACCTGCTGGCCTTCAGTTACGAAGCCAAGGGCGACGGCACACCCGACATGGCCTATTTCGAGATATCGCCGGAGGGCAAGCTGCTGCATGAAATCTGGTTCCAGGCGCCCTACGCCGCGATGGTCCACGACTTCGCGGTCACGGAAAGGTATGTGGTGTTCCCGCTGATCCCGTTGACGGTGGACGTCGAGCGCATGAAAAAAGGCGGCCAGCATTTTCAGTGGCAGCCCGAGTTGCCCCAGCTGTTTGCCGTAGTGCCCCGCCACGGCCATGCGCGCGACGTGCGCTGGTTCAAAGGGCCCAAGGACGGCTTCCAGGGCCATACCCTGAATGCGTTCGATGAAGACGGCAAAGTCTATGTGGACATGCCGGTTACCGGCGGCAACATCTTCTATTTCTTCCCCCAGGCGGACGGTTTCGTACCGCCGCCGGAGACCCTGGCCGCCAGCCTGATGCGCTGGACATTCGACCTGAACAGTGCGCAGGATGAGCTGCAACCCCAGGCGCTGACGGACTATCCCTGCGAATTTCCCCGCTGCGATGACCGCTACATCGGCCGCAAGTATGAACATGGGTTCCTCCTCGCCTTCGATCCAGAGCGCCCGTACAACCCGTCGAACGGGCCGATGCCATTCCAGTTTTTCAACCTGCTGGTTCACCTCAACCTCACGACCGGTGTCACCGATGCCTGGTTTCCCGGCGACAGTGGCTGTTTCCAGGAACCCATTTTTATTCCGCGCTCCGCGCAAGCCGCAGAAGGCGATGGCTATGTCGTCTGCCTGCTCAACCTGATCGCCGAAGGCCGCAGCGAACTGGTGGTGCTGGACGCCACTGACATGGCCGCCGGCCCCCTCGCACGCATCAAGATCCCGTTCCGCATGCGCATGTCACTGCACGGCTGCTGGGCACCGCGCTAA
- a CDS encoding fumarylacetoacetate hydrolase family protein: MKLASFSLHGRTTYGVVDGDQLIDLESVKPTFGTDLKHAIAANRLGELTPAVLAPLPRVPVADVTFLPVIANPGKVLCIGINYATHVRETGRDMPTYPMIFTRFADSQVAHLQPIIRPKVSHKLDFEGELAVVIGKTARHVNAADALDYVAGYACYNDGSVRDWQKHTLQFVPGKNFPQTGGFGPWMVTRDEISDPQELELTTRLNGEVMQHTRTSDMIFDVRQLIEYCSTFTELAPGDVIVSGTTGGVGAFREPPVWMKPGDTVEVEISGIGLLRNSIADEQ, translated from the coding sequence ATGAAACTCGCAAGCTTCAGTCTTCACGGTCGCACAACCTACGGTGTGGTCGACGGTGATCAACTGATAGACCTGGAATCGGTCAAACCCACCTTTGGCACCGACCTAAAGCACGCCATCGCCGCCAATCGCCTGGGGGAACTGACCCCAGCCGTGCTCGCGCCACTGCCCCGCGTGCCAGTGGCCGACGTGACCTTCCTGCCAGTGATCGCCAATCCCGGCAAAGTGCTGTGCATCGGCATCAACTACGCCACCCACGTGCGTGAGACCGGGCGTGACATGCCGACTTATCCAATGATCTTCACGCGCTTCGCCGACAGCCAGGTCGCGCACCTGCAGCCGATCATCCGTCCGAAGGTGTCGCACAAACTGGATTTCGAAGGCGAGCTCGCGGTGGTCATCGGCAAAACCGCAAGGCACGTCAACGCCGCGGACGCGCTGGACTACGTGGCCGGCTATGCCTGCTACAACGATGGCAGTGTGCGCGACTGGCAGAAGCACACGCTCCAATTCGTGCCCGGCAAGAATTTCCCCCAAACCGGTGGATTCGGCCCCTGGATGGTGACCCGCGATGAGATCAGCGACCCGCAGGAGCTGGAACTGACCACGCGCCTGAACGGCGAAGTGATGCAACACACCCGCACCAGCGACATGATTTTCGACGTGCGCCAGTTGATCGAGTACTGCTCCACGTTCACCGAACTGGCACCCGGCGACGTGATTGTCAGCGGCACCACCGGTGGCGTCGGAGCCTTCCGCGAACCGCCGGTGTGGATGAAGCCCGGCGACACCGTCGAAGTCGAGATAAGCGGCATCGGCCTCCTGCGCAACAGCATCGCCGACGAGCAGTGA
- a CDS encoding IclR family transcriptional regulator: MNLLESERPSELEADSKGSSLERMLRVLDLFTEASPIWAVDEMGAALGYTRSTIYRYVRELAEASLLFQVEAGRYALGARIITWDRQLRLSDPLVRAAQSLEQALPRWSEQQVWLICRLFKDQVVCIHQHGELFSEVSYSRGSPRPLFLGATSKAILANMTSRQHRQLFLENPDEVRASHLGQTWEQFRRALQQLRRQGYVASAAEIDPGVYGLAAPIFDSDGKVLGSISCVRPIQERDNTQEAQQGEQMLALAQTLSQRMAALTHRPAQPD; the protein is encoded by the coding sequence ATGAATCTACTTGAATCAGAACGCCCGTCTGAGCTGGAAGCCGATAGCAAAGGCTCCAGCCTGGAACGCATGCTGCGGGTGCTGGATCTGTTCACCGAGGCCAGCCCGATCTGGGCGGTGGACGAAATGGGCGCTGCGCTGGGTTACACCCGCTCGACCATCTACCGCTACGTACGCGAACTGGCCGAGGCGAGCCTGTTGTTTCAGGTCGAAGCCGGACGCTATGCGCTGGGCGCACGGATCATCACCTGGGACCGCCAGTTGCGCCTGAGCGACCCTCTGGTGCGCGCGGCGCAGTCGCTGGAACAGGCTCTGCCACGCTGGAGCGAGCAACAGGTGTGGCTGATCTGCCGGCTGTTCAAGGATCAGGTGGTGTGTATCCACCAGCATGGCGAATTGTTCAGTGAGGTCAGCTACTCCCGGGGCTCACCCAGGCCGTTGTTCCTTGGCGCGACATCGAAAGCGATCCTCGCCAACATGACCTCGCGCCAGCACCGCCAGCTGTTCCTGGAAAACCCGGACGAAGTGCGCGCCAGCCACTTGGGCCAGACCTGGGAACAATTCCGGCGCGCGCTGCAGCAACTGCGTCGCCAGGGCTATGTCGCCAGTGCGGCGGAAATCGATCCCGGCGTCTACGGCCTTGCGGCACCGATCTTCGACAGCGACGGCAAGGTGCTGGGCAGCATCAGTTGCGTGCGCCCGATCCAGGAGCGCGACAACACCCAGGAAGCGCAACAAGGGGAACAGATGCTGGCCCTCGCGCAGACACTCTCGCAACGCATGGCGGCCTTGACTCACCGCCCCGCGCAGCCGGACTGA
- a CDS encoding bifunctional 3-(3-hydroxy-phenyl)propionate/3-hydroxycinnamic acid hydroxylase — MTTLNSFSTQVLIIGAGPTGLTLANLLGQGQVDTLIIDRKAGTVTEPRAVSIDDESLRTMQAIGLDAAVLRDVVPGYGVHYFTRAGGRCFGKVEPTGKVYGFPKRNAFRQPLFEHTLKTGLERFASVTARFNHELLEFTQDAHGVRALIMDADGQLLDVKANYLVACDGGRSPVRKQLGIEMVGSSFSSRWLVVDTDQDEDPFWQTRVYCDARRPVVEVPGPHRTRRFEFMLRPDETEDQVLSPQSLHTLLRPFKGDAPVSIVRKTVYTFHARVAERWQVGRVLLAGDAAHLTPPYAGQGMNSGVRDAHNLGWKLIGVLNGKLAVTALQSYESERRGHAWALIKLALNLGVVMAPATVLRARLISAAFALVGLVPPLRDYFLQMRFKPKPRFIQGLVLPDGKAGKLACGQMFPQPLLTDAQGHTQLLDASIGAGFALIQYGDPTRQRLDELRHGLWDHLEAKRILILPAHVQALPSLPGCTVLQDHEDALKDLLGDSQTFVLLRPDRYVAALFDRTTQDQAAAALQALFGIPPTSACADQPAMAPVYP; from the coding sequence ATGACAACCCTCAACAGCTTCAGCACTCAAGTCCTGATCATCGGCGCCGGCCCCACCGGACTGACCCTGGCCAACCTGCTTGGCCAGGGTCAGGTGGATACCCTGATCATCGACCGCAAGGCCGGCACCGTGACCGAGCCCCGCGCTGTCTCGATCGACGATGAATCCCTGCGCACCATGCAGGCGATCGGGCTGGACGCCGCCGTGCTACGCGATGTGGTGCCCGGCTACGGCGTGCATTACTTCACCCGCGCGGGCGGGCGTTGCTTTGGCAAGGTCGAGCCCACCGGCAAGGTGTATGGGTTTCCCAAACGCAATGCCTTTCGCCAGCCACTGTTCGAACACACACTGAAGACCGGCCTTGAGCGCTTTGCGAGCGTGACGGCTCGCTTCAATCATGAACTGCTGGAGTTCACTCAAGACGCGCACGGCGTGCGCGCCCTGATCATGGACGCCGATGGCCAATTGCTCGACGTCAAGGCCAACTACCTGGTCGCCTGCGACGGCGGCCGCAGCCCGGTGCGCAAGCAACTGGGAATCGAGATGGTCGGGTCGAGCTTCTCCTCGCGCTGGCTGGTGGTCGATACCGACCAGGACGAAGACCCGTTCTGGCAGACCCGCGTGTACTGCGATGCCCGGCGCCCGGTGGTAGAAGTTCCCGGCCCGCACCGTACGCGGCGTTTCGAATTCATGCTCCGCCCGGACGAAACCGAGGACCAAGTGCTCAGCCCGCAAAGCCTGCACACGCTGCTGCGTCCGTTCAAAGGCGATGCCCCGGTGTCAATCGTGCGCAAGACGGTCTACACCTTTCACGCCCGCGTGGCCGAGCGCTGGCAGGTGGGCCGCGTATTGCTCGCCGGCGATGCCGCACACCTGACCCCGCCTTACGCTGGGCAAGGGATGAACAGCGGCGTGCGCGATGCACACAATCTGGGCTGGAAGTTGATCGGCGTACTCAACGGCAAATTGGCCGTGACCGCCTTGCAGTCCTACGAAAGCGAACGGCGCGGGCATGCCTGGGCCTTGATCAAGTTGGCGCTGAACCTGGGCGTGGTCATGGCGCCGGCTACCGTGCTGCGGGCTCGCCTTATCAGCGCAGCATTCGCATTGGTCGGCCTGGTGCCGCCGCTGCGCGACTATTTCCTGCAGATGCGCTTCAAGCCAAAACCACGCTTTATCCAAGGCCTGGTACTGCCCGACGGCAAGGCCGGAAAGCTGGCCTGTGGGCAAATGTTTCCTCAGCCGCTGCTGACCGATGCCCAAGGCCACACCCAGTTGCTGGACGCGAGCATCGGTGCCGGCTTTGCCCTGATCCAATATGGCGACCCTACTCGCCAGCGCCTTGATGAACTGCGCCACGGTCTTTGGGATCACCTGGAGGCCAAGCGCATCCTGATCCTGCCTGCGCACGTCCAGGCCCTGCCTTCGCTGCCTGGCTGCACCGTACTTCAAGACCATGAGGATGCGCTCAAGGACCTGCTCGGCGACAGCCAAACGTTTGTGTTGCTGCGCCCTGATCGCTATGTCGCCGCCCTCTTCGACCGGACCACCCAAGACCAGGCCGCCGCCGCCTTGCAGGCGCTGTTCGGCATCCCCCCGACAAGCGCCTGCGCGGATCAACCGGCCATGGCCCCCGTCTACCCCTGA